A section of the Humulus lupulus chromosome 2, drHumLupu1.1, whole genome shotgun sequence genome encodes:
- the LOC133814101 gene encoding uncharacterized protein LOC133814101, with protein sequence MERPLLKLGLVFSSGKLFKQAVREYAIQNGRDIWFKKNDSHRVRAQCRGVECPWVCFASKIDDSSTFVIKTYVGEHRCSRKPHNRFATSKWLSKKYLNEFKSNDKLISSFMEKVSKDHVIEISKDKAYKARKLATKSIEGTYEEQYAALWDYAEEIKYTNKGSTVEFLTESGDNGRPRFKRMYICFSGLKEGFSAGCRPVIGLDGCHIKGPHPGQLLTAIGIDANNGMYPVAYAVVEIESKDSWSWFLNCLRDDLKIENSNHWTFITDRQKGLKQSLKDLWEEGVPEAEHRHCARHLEKNFIKVYKDKKLKELFWKAAREVSVRRFEGVMEEIKKIDESAFDWLMEAGPQHWSRSHFRTHPKCDILLNNLCETFNGTRAILAARDRPILSMLERIRMYLLQRLTKNRHAVLMWNSSIAPRIQDIIEKNKDIAGSHLPIKSSDFIYQITTMYGSLYYVDLKQMKCSCRKWELTGIPCSHAVAAIWQRREDPETYVSKWYTKEYYLKAYSQQIFPIRNQDEWPITGNVGLIKPISKIQPGRPKRSRKLELDEMFPRTGSKMKRRYITIKCSGCGVTGHNFRTCARNKEKNSDINPDVAQHTSTDSTIPFTNTNQI encoded by the exons ATGGAGAGACCGCTACTAAAGCTTGGCTTAGTATTTTCTTCTGGAAAACTATTCAAACAAGCAGTTAGGGAATATGCTATACAGAATGGAAGAGACATATGGTTCAAAAAGAATGATTCTCATAGGGTTCGAGCACAATGTAGAGGTGTTGAATGTCCTTGGGTGTGTTTTGCCTCAAAGATTGATGATAGTTCAACATTTGTCATCAAAACTTATGTTGGTGAGCATAGATGCTCTAGGAAGCCCCATAATAGATTTGCTACTTCAAAATGGTTAAGTAAGAAGTACTTAAATGAATTCAAGAGCAATGATAAACTCATTTCTTCATTTATGGAAAAAGTGAGCAAAGACCATGTCATTGAAATTTCCAAAGATAAGGCCTATAAAGCTCGAAAACTTGCAACAAAATCTATTGAAGGCACTTATGAAGAGCAGTATGCTGCTCTATGGGACTATGCTGAGGAGATTAAGTACACAAATAAGGGTTCCACAGTTGAGTTTTTAACTGAATCAGGAGACAATGGGAGGCCACGTTTTAAGCGAATGTACATTTGCTTTTCTGGTTTAAAAGAAGGATTCAGTGCTGGATGTAGGCCAGTAATTGGGTTAGATGGCTGTCATATTAAAGGACCGCATCCTGGACAACTATTGACTGCTATTGGGATCGATGCAAACAATGGCATGTATCCTGTTGCATATGCTGTGGTAGAGATTGAAAGTAAAGATTCTTGGAGTtggtttttaaattgtttgaggGATGACTTAAAAATTGAGAACTCCAACCATTGGACATTCATCACGGACAGGCAAAAAGGCTTGAAACAATCATTAAAAGATCTATGGGAGGAAGGTGTACCTGAGGCAGAGCATAGGCATTGTGCAAGGCATTTGGAGAAGAATTTTATCAAAGTTTACAAAGATAAAAAGCTCAAGGAGCTCTTCTGGAAGGCTGCAAGAGAGGTTAGTGTTCGTAGGTTTGAAGGTGTGATGGAAGAGATTAAGAAAATTGACGAGTCTGCTTTTGATTGGTTAATGGAAGCAGGGCCCCAACATTGGAGCAGATCACACTTTAGGACTCATCCAAAGTGTGACATTTTGTTGAATAACTTGTGTGAGACATTTAATGGGACAAGGGCAATATTGGCTGCAAGAGATAGACCAATATTATCCATGCTAGAAAGAATTAGAATGTATTTACTACAGAGGCTTACCAAGAATAGGCATGCAGTATTGATGTGGAACTCTAGCATTGCTCCAAGGATACAAGACATTATTGAGAAGAACAAGGATATAGCTGGAAGCCATCTCCCTATCAAGTCTTCAGATTTCATCTACCAAATTACCACTATGTATGGTAGCTTGTACTATGTTGACTTGAAGCAAATGAAATGTAGTTGTAGAAAATGGGAACTCACTGGCATTCCATGTAGTCATGCAGTGGCTGCAATCTGGCAAAGAAGGGAAGATCCAGAAACTTATGTAAGTAAATGGTACACGAAGGAGTATTATTTGAAAGCCTATTCACAACAGATATTCCCAATTAGGAATCAAGATGAGTGGCCAATAACTGGTAACGTTGGATTGATCAAGCCTATATCCAAGATTCAACCGGGTAGACCAAAGAGAAGtagaaaattagagcttgatgAAATGTTTCCTCGAACAGGAAGTAAAATGAAGAGGAGGTACATCACAATCAAATGTTCAGGATGTGGTGTAACAGGTCATAATTTTAGAACGTGTGCTAGAAATAAAGAGAAAAATTCA GACATCAATCCTGATGTTGCTCAGCATACTTCTACTGATTCAACCATACCATTTACAAACACCAACCAG ATTTAG
- the LOC133817615 gene encoding uncharacterized protein LOC133817615 isoform X2 yields MFGGLATVPTNSPHLRKSGTTDVENGADENFLHSAETDSLKGSNTPISTGAMMPSPTFLWRTKVGFFFIWGFICCKIGWDSVMRMSVDLRDLFLYEAFLYYNPLLLVTMAVWFWGSNLWVFSQSTVSYAKIFDLDQNHLTHREIWKCATWMTIVVPTSMTAYLYLYSHGEVSLAASQPVLLYTAIALLLVFPFDIFYLSTRFYLLRTLYRIVLPLQAITFSDFFVADILTSMSKVLSDLERSVCRMVHRQVATIAWFEADSVCGSHSVAIPIVLVLPYLFRLFQCLRQYKDTGEKTTLLNALKYSTAVPVIFLSALKYHVLHEKWLSFYRPLWLLSSVLNSLYSFYWDVTRDWDMSGFTRIFKFSRPSLLSNILFGRKWVYFWVLASNLILRCTWTYKLSAHLRHNYLTLFTITALEIFRRFQWVFFRVENEWNKMNSKSNNLLSMSELPTEEDNLLASNNHNV; encoded by the exons ATGTTTGGAGGACTTGCGACGGTTCCTACCAATAGTCCTCACTTGAGAAAGTCTG GAACTACTGATGTAGAAAATGGTGCTGATGAAAATTTCCTGCATTCAGCAGAGACAGATAGTTTGAAGGGTTCAAATACACCAATTAGTACTGGTGCAATGATGCCATCACCCACTTTCTTGTGGAGAACCAAG GTGGGATTCTTTTTTATCTGGGGTTTCATTTGTTGCAAG ATTGGATGGGATTCTGTGATGAGAATGAGCGTGGATTTGAGAGATTTATTTCTATACGAGGCATTTTTATATTACAATCCACTTCTTCTTGTG ACTATGGCTGTTTGGTTTTGGGGAAGTAATTTATGGGTTTTCTCCCAATCCACTGTCAGTTATGCAAAGATTTTTGATCTTGATCAAAATCATTTGACGCATAGAGAAATATGGAAG TGTGCCACATGGATGACAATTGTTGTTCCCACTAGTATGACGGCATATCTTTATCTTTACTCGCATGGGGAAGTATCATTGGCTGCATCACAACCA GTGCTCTTATACACTGCTATTGCGTTGCTGTTGGTATTTCcctttgatattttttatttatcaacCCGCTTCTATTTGTTGAGGACTCTTTACCGTATAGTTCTCCCTCTACAG GCAATCACATTTTCTGATTTTTTTGTGGCCGATATTTTGACTTCCATGTCTAAG GTATTGTCGGATTTGGAGAGATCAGTTTGTCGTATGGTCCATCGACAG GTTGCTACCATTGCATGGTTTGAAGCTGACTCTGTTTGCGGTAGTCACTCTGTTGCAATTCCAATAGTTCTTGTTTTGCCTTACCTTTTTCGTCTCTTCCAATGCCTACGACAATACAAGGATACTGGAGAGAAAACAACCCTTCTTAATG CTCTAAAATATTCGACTGCCGTACCAGTTATTTTTCTCTCAGCCCTAAAATATCACGTTTTACATGAAAAGTGGTTAAGTTTTTATCGGCCTCTCTGGCTTCTCTCAAGTGTTCTGAACTCTCTGTACTCATTCTACTGGGATGTGACCCGAGATTGGGACATGAG TGGTTTCACCCGGATTTTCAAGTTCAGCAGACCAAGTCTCTTGTCAAACATATTATTTGGACGAAAATGG GTTTATTTTTGGGTGCTAGCAAGCAATCTGATACTGCGTTGCACATGGACATACAAGCTGTCTGCCCATCTCCGGCACAACTACCTTACATTGTTCACCATCACAGCCTTGGAGATTTTCCGCCGATTCCAATGGGTTTTCTTCCGCGTAGAGAATGAGTGGAACAAGATGAACTCCAAGTCAAATAATCTGCTCTCCATGAGCGAATTACCAACTGAGGAAGACAATCTGCTGGCCTCTAATAATCACAATGTATAG
- the LOC133817615 gene encoding uncharacterized protein LOC133817615 isoform X1 yields MFGGLATVPTNSPHLRKSGSRPVFSDLGTTDVENGADENFLHSAETDSLKGSNTPISTGAMMPSPTFLWRTKVGFFFIWGFICCKIGWDSVMRMSVDLRDLFLYEAFLYYNPLLLVTMAVWFWGSNLWVFSQSTVSYAKIFDLDQNHLTHREIWKCATWMTIVVPTSMTAYLYLYSHGEVSLAASQPVLLYTAIALLLVFPFDIFYLSTRFYLLRTLYRIVLPLQAITFSDFFVADILTSMSKVLSDLERSVCRMVHRQVATIAWFEADSVCGSHSVAIPIVLVLPYLFRLFQCLRQYKDTGEKTTLLNALKYSTAVPVIFLSALKYHVLHEKWLSFYRPLWLLSSVLNSLYSFYWDVTRDWDMSGFTRIFKFSRPSLLSNILFGRKWVYFWVLASNLILRCTWTYKLSAHLRHNYLTLFTITALEIFRRFQWVFFRVENEWNKMNSKSNNLLSMSELPTEEDNLLASNNHNV; encoded by the exons ATGTTTGGAGGACTTGCGACGGTTCCTACCAATAGTCCTCACTTGAGAAAGTCTGGTAGCAGACCCGTTTTCTCTGATCTGG GAACTACTGATGTAGAAAATGGTGCTGATGAAAATTTCCTGCATTCAGCAGAGACAGATAGTTTGAAGGGTTCAAATACACCAATTAGTACTGGTGCAATGATGCCATCACCCACTTTCTTGTGGAGAACCAAG GTGGGATTCTTTTTTATCTGGGGTTTCATTTGTTGCAAG ATTGGATGGGATTCTGTGATGAGAATGAGCGTGGATTTGAGAGATTTATTTCTATACGAGGCATTTTTATATTACAATCCACTTCTTCTTGTG ACTATGGCTGTTTGGTTTTGGGGAAGTAATTTATGGGTTTTCTCCCAATCCACTGTCAGTTATGCAAAGATTTTTGATCTTGATCAAAATCATTTGACGCATAGAGAAATATGGAAG TGTGCCACATGGATGACAATTGTTGTTCCCACTAGTATGACGGCATATCTTTATCTTTACTCGCATGGGGAAGTATCATTGGCTGCATCACAACCA GTGCTCTTATACACTGCTATTGCGTTGCTGTTGGTATTTCcctttgatattttttatttatcaacCCGCTTCTATTTGTTGAGGACTCTTTACCGTATAGTTCTCCCTCTACAG GCAATCACATTTTCTGATTTTTTTGTGGCCGATATTTTGACTTCCATGTCTAAG GTATTGTCGGATTTGGAGAGATCAGTTTGTCGTATGGTCCATCGACAG GTTGCTACCATTGCATGGTTTGAAGCTGACTCTGTTTGCGGTAGTCACTCTGTTGCAATTCCAATAGTTCTTGTTTTGCCTTACCTTTTTCGTCTCTTCCAATGCCTACGACAATACAAGGATACTGGAGAGAAAACAACCCTTCTTAATG CTCTAAAATATTCGACTGCCGTACCAGTTATTTTTCTCTCAGCCCTAAAATATCACGTTTTACATGAAAAGTGGTTAAGTTTTTATCGGCCTCTCTGGCTTCTCTCAAGTGTTCTGAACTCTCTGTACTCATTCTACTGGGATGTGACCCGAGATTGGGACATGAG TGGTTTCACCCGGATTTTCAAGTTCAGCAGACCAAGTCTCTTGTCAAACATATTATTTGGACGAAAATGG GTTTATTTTTGGGTGCTAGCAAGCAATCTGATACTGCGTTGCACATGGACATACAAGCTGTCTGCCCATCTCCGGCACAACTACCTTACATTGTTCACCATCACAGCCTTGGAGATTTTCCGCCGATTCCAATGGGTTTTCTTCCGCGTAGAGAATGAGTGGAACAAGATGAACTCCAAGTCAAATAATCTGCTCTCCATGAGCGAATTACCAACTGAGGAAGACAATCTGCTGGCCTCTAATAATCACAATGTATAG